From the genome of Methanobrevibacter wolinii SH:
GACTTCGATAAATATGCTGTTCCTGTAGGAAACTCAAGATTCCCATTAACAGACTTTTTTGATATTACAGTAGAAGGTACTGCTGACTCTCCTGCTGAAGTAAAAATGGTCTTTAATGGAGATTGTGGAAGAGTAAAATATATTGGAAATAAAATGAGTGCTGGAGAAATTATCGTAAACGGTGATGCAGATTTACATGCTGGAGCAGAAATGTCTGGTGGAAAAATGACCGTTATGGGTAATGTAGAAGCTCATGCTGGACGTGAAATGTCTGGTGGAGAACTTGAAATTTTCGGTAATACTAAAGAATTTACTGGTGCTTCATACATTGGTGAATGGAGAGGTATGACTGGTGGAAAAATCATTGTCCACGGAAATGCTGGAAAACAATGTGGTGAATGTTTAACTGGTGGAAATATCCATGTTCTTGGTGACTGTGATATTCTTGCTGGAATCCACATGACTAAAGGTGTTATTGAAATTGATGGTAATGTAAACCGTTGGCCTGGTGGACAAATGAAAAATGGTAATATCATTATCCACGGTAAATTAGGTAGATTACTTGAAGGATTTGTTGAAGAAGATATTGTCACTGATCCTGAAATTAATGGTGAAGTTTACGAAGGAAGATATATCCAATATAAAGGAGATATTGCTTTAAACGGTAAAGGACACTTATACCTTGACGCTGAGAAAAATAGAGATAAATTATCTGCTTGGAAAGAAACAGATGATGAATATATTTCTCTTGGTGAAAATAGGAAATACTAAATTCACAACTGAAAACACGAAGAAAATAGATTATTTCTATTTTCTTAACACTTTTTTTTATAATTTAATAATTAAATCGAAATTTACAATATCTTAATTAAATATTTTTAAAAGATTTTATTTTGAAAAAAAGAATTTTATATTGTCTAAATTATGGAATCACTTTAGAAATTTATTAGAATTCTATTATTTTTTATTTTATTTATTACCTTAGTTTTTTAGTAAATTTTGTTTTTTATGTTTGTTTTTTTATTTTGATGGTTTTTAGTAAAATTTGTTTTATTATGATTTGTATTTTTTAAAATTAATTGTATTTTTAAATCAAATAGTAATATGGTTTAAAAAAGTTTATAATAATTTTAATATATTTAATAATTTAATTTTTTAAATGAACTAAAGTATAAACTTTTAAATAAAATTATATACTATATATTAAGTAAATATAATTCTTATATATAATAAAGAGTGTGATATTATGGAAAAAGAAGTTAAAATGACTCCTGATGAAGCTGTTGAATACATTCGTAATAATGTTAATGTAGGAGATACTATAGAATTATCTTACAACCGTATATTTGCACCAGGTGAAGTTTTAAGTGTTATTGGTGAAGATCCAGAAACAGGTGAAGGATTAAGAATAAACTTACAACTTAATGGTGAAATTTTAAATCAAAACATTGAAGTTGATTTAAATGAAGTTAAAGATGAAATAGTTGAAATACGTCATATTAATGATGAAGATGATATAACTATTGAATTTTATTAAAAAATTTTATTTTCTTTTTTTTAATTTTACTTTTTTCTATCTACATATTATTAAAAAAATTTTATTTTTTTTTAATTTTACTTTTTTCTATGTCTATATATACATGGATTTAATTAAAATTTATATTTTAGAAAAGTCTTATTTTTATTATTAAATTCTTTGTATTTTGATTTAAAATATATTTAATTTTATATTTTTAATTAAGTTTATTTTTAATTAAAATCATGTTTCTTTTTTTCTAGAAATTTATTTTTTTTAAGGAATTTATTTTATATAATAAAAACTATATTTTATTATTGATTTTTTTAATTATATTTATTTAAAAATAGATTTTATATTAATTTAAATTAGTTTTAAAAGATTTAAAAATAGAAAAAAGGGAATAGGATCCCTTAAGTTTGTGTTTTAGATTTTTTAATATCTGGAACATATGATTTAAGAAGTAATGAAAGACATACTACTGTAACTGAACTGCAAGCCATAGCAAGTGCTGCATATTCTGGTCTGAATAATATACCATAATTTGGATATAATATTCCTGCAGCAACAGGAATGAGTATTGCATTGTATGCAAATGCCCAAAAAATATTTTCTTTAATTCTAGTCATTACTTTTTTTGAAAGTTGTATAGATGCAACAACATTTTCAAGGCTACCATCCATTAATACAATATCTCCACTTTCCATAGCAACATCAGTACCTCCACCAACAGCAATACCTATATCTGCACCTGTAATTGCTGGTGCATCATTAATACCATCACCAACGAAAAGTACTTTTCCATTATTTAATTTTTGAAGTTCACGTACTTTATCTAATTTTTCATTAGGAAGTACATCACTAATTACATGGTCTATTCCAACTTCTGATGCTACAACTTTAGCTGTTTTATTATTATCTCCTGTAATCATATAAGTTTCAATACCCATTTTATGAAGTTCTTTCATAGCACTTTTTGAATCTGGTTTAATTTTATCCATCAATGTTATTATTCCTTTTACTTCATTATTAATTCCAAGGAAAATAGCAGTTTTTGCATGAGATACAAATTCATCAAATTCTTTTAAATCATTATTGGAAATATTTACATTATTGTCTTTAAGTAATGCTTTATTTCCAGCATATACATTTTTACCATTGATTTTTCCTTTTAATCCTTTACCCGTAACATTTTCAAAGTCTTCTACATTATAGATTTCTATTTTTTTATTATTACCATAATTTACAATTGCATTTGCAATTGGATGGTTTGAATTTTTTTCAATACTTACAATATAAGATAATAATTCTTCTTCTGAAATGTTTTCTTTTAATGGTAAAACATCAACGACTTCAGGTTTACCTTGGGTAATTGTACCTGTTTTATCAAATACTGCATAATTTACTTTTTCAGAACTTTCAAGTGTTTCACCATTTTTAATTAAAATACCATATTCTGCAGATCTACCAATACCTACAGTTACTGCTGTAGGTGTTGCAAGTCCTAATGCACATGGACATGCTACTACTAATATTGATATTAATGTAGTAAGTGAGAATAATAAACTTCCTCCAAGTAAGAAGTACCATATTATAAACACAAGAACTGCAATTGTAATAATTGTTGGTATAAATACTCCAACTACTTTATCTGCAAATCCTTGTACTGGAGGTTTTGAAGATTGTGCTTTTTCAACAAGGGTAATTATTTGTGATAATACAGTATCTTTTCCAATTTTTTTAGCTTTAACTTTTAAAACACCATTTTGATTTAAAGTTCCTGAAAATATCTCAGAACCACTTTCTTTAATTTTAGGTACTGGTTCACCTGTAATCATAGATTCATCAATATATGAACTACCATATAATACTGTAGAATCTGCAGGTATTTTTTCACCAGGTTTAACAAGTAATATATCTCCAATTTTAATATTTTCAATTGGTATTTCTTCTTCTTTAAGAATATTTCCATTTTCATCTAATTCTATTTTAATTGCATTTTTAGGTTGAAGACCAATTAAAGATTTAATTGATGATGATGTTTTTCTTTTAGCTCTTGCTTCTAAATATCTACCAATCATAAGAAATGATGGAAGCATTACTGCTGTATCATATAACATGAAACTTGAATTAAGTACTATATTAAAGGTTCCTAGAATACTTGAAACATATGCTACAAGAATACCCATTGTATACATTACATCCATATTAAGGTTTTTATGGAATAATCCAGTTAATCCTGCTTTTACTATTGGATATGAAACATATATAAATGGTATAATAGATATTATTAATGATAATTCTCCCATTGAAAGATAAGGTACCATTATATGATTAAACATTATATACATTAATATTCCAGAAAATACTAAACCAACGATTATACGATTTCTTTTTTGATTAAGATCTTCTTGGTATATTTCTTCTTCATCAGTTTCATTAAGATCTCCTTCTAGACCAAGATATTCAAAACCAAGATTTTCAATAACTTTAATCATATCATCTACTGCAACTTGACTACTATCATATTCTACTGTAACTATTCCTGTAGTTAAATCTGCATTTACATAAAAAATACCATTAAGACGAGACATTGATTTTTCAATACTCACTACACAAGATGCACAATGCATACCTTTAGTTCTAAGTTTTACTTCATCTTTACGTATACTAAATCCTAAATTTTTAATGGTTTTATCAATTTCATCCATTGAAACTTCTTTAGAATCCATAGTAAAATGCGCTCTATTAGTGTTTAAATCTACATTAACATCACTAATACCATCTAGTCGATTTAATGATTTGTCTATACTAAGTGCACATGATGCACAATGCATACCTTCAATAGGAAGATCCATATTTTTTTTCTTTGTCATTAAATCACCTCACTTTATATTTTATTTATAATATTGATTTTTACTAAGATTTTAAAATTATTTATAAATAAGATTCTAATTCTATGGATTTACTTAAGTTTTTTTATATTCTATTTTTTAAAAATTTAATTTATTTTTAAATTGAAAATAAACTCTTTATTAATTTTTAAAGATTTAAACAAAATCAATTATAGTAAAAATTTTAATTTTATTACATACAAACAAATATAAGTGGTGTTATATTTTATTTTAAAAAAAATATTCCTTAAAATTAAGGAATATTAATTTATTTATTCTACTTTAAATCCAGCTTCTTCAACTGCATATTCAATATCTTTATCAGAAACTTTACTTGCATCATAATCAATGATTACATTATTGTCTTCTAAACTTGCTTTTGCAGAATCAATACCATCAACATCAGTAAGTGATAATTCAACAGCATTTACACAACTAGGACAATGCATTCCTACAACTTTAAATTCTTTTTTTTCGTTAGCCATTATTAATTCTCCTTTGATTATATATTTTATATTATTATAATATTCATATATTTAAATCTATTTATATTTTTATATATTATAATATTATTTATAAAATTATATAAAAATTATTAATATTTAATAGTTATGTTTTAAATTGATTAATAATAATAAACATTTATTAATTATTTTAATTTAAATAACTTTTAAATAATTTAAATTTATATAAAAATTAAAATTATTAATTCTTAATATTTATAAAATTTAGTTGTACCTAAAAAATATTATATGTTATTCTTATAATTTAAACTTTTATAATGTAAAA
Proteins encoded in this window:
- a CDS encoding heavy metal translocating P-type ATPase, with translation MTKKKNMDLPIEGMHCASCALSIDKSLNRLDGISDVNVDLNTNRAHFTMDSKEVSMDEIDKTIKNLGFSIRKDEVKLRTKGMHCASCVVSIEKSMSRLNGIFYVNADLTTGIVTVEYDSSQVAVDDMIKVIENLGFEYLGLEGDLNETDEEEIYQEDLNQKRNRIIVGLVFSGILMYIMFNHIMVPYLSMGELSLIISIIPFIYVSYPIVKAGLTGLFHKNLNMDVMYTMGILVAYVSSILGTFNIVLNSSFMLYDTAVMLPSFLMIGRYLEARAKRKTSSSIKSLIGLQPKNAIKIELDENGNILKEEEIPIENIKIGDILLVKPGEKIPADSTVLYGSSYIDESMITGEPVPKIKESGSEIFSGTLNQNGVLKVKAKKIGKDTVLSQIITLVEKAQSSKPPVQGFADKVVGVFIPTIITIAVLVFIIWYFLLGGSLLFSLTTLISILVVACPCALGLATPTAVTVGIGRSAEYGILIKNGETLESSEKVNYAVFDKTGTITQGKPEVVDVLPLKENISEEELLSYIVSIEKNSNHPIANAIVNYGNNKKIEIYNVEDFENVTGKGLKGKINGKNVYAGNKALLKDNNVNISNNDLKEFDEFVSHAKTAIFLGINNEVKGIITLMDKIKPDSKSAMKELHKMGIETYMITGDNNKTAKVVASEVGIDHVISDVLPNEKLDKVRELQKLNNGKVLFVGDGINDAPAITGADIGIAVGGGTDVAMESGDIVLMDGSLENVVASIQLSKKVMTRIKENIFWAFAYNAILIPVAAGILYPNYGILFRPEYAALAMACSSVTVVCLSLLLKSYVPDIKKSKTQT
- a CDS encoding heavy-metal-associated domain-containing protein → MANEKKEFKVVGMHCPSCVNAVELSLTDVDGIDSAKASLEDNNVIIDYDASKVSDKDIEYAVEEAGFKVE
- a CDS encoding formylmethanofuran dehydrogenase subunit C is translated as MKTITFDVKKRNPIALEFDEIIPDTVYTWEAEDFDKYAVPVGNSRFPLTDFFDITVEGTADSPAEVKMVFNGDCGRVKYIGNKMSAGEIIVNGDADLHAGAEMSGGKMTVMGNVEAHAGREMSGGELEIFGNTKEFTGASYIGEWRGMTGGKIIVHGNAGKQCGECLTGGNIHVLGDCDILAGIHMTKGVIEIDGNVNRWPGGQMKNGNIIIHGKLGRLLEGFVEEDIVTDPEINGEVYEGRYIQYKGDIALNGKGHLYLDAEKNRDKLSAWKETDDEYISLGENRKY
- a CDS encoding DUF2097 domain-containing protein, with translation MEKEVKMTPDEAVEYIRNNVNVGDTIELSYNRIFAPGEVLSVIGEDPETGEGLRINLQLNGEILNQNIEVDLNEVKDEIVEIRHINDEDDITIEFY